CCCGATGATTAACAAAGGTTTCTAAAACCTCTCCTATGTCTTTTTTTCTACTAGAAGTTTTTTAACCCGAACTAGTAAACCtccattataattatttatttttgtagtatATATTACAATGCctgtaataattataaataaattttatttgagttttttttttttaaatttaagtagttaaaataattattaatgaaagaaatgttaattatttgagttcatatattttttattttttatttaaatctatgaaattgtaattattttataagaaataattttttaaaatttatatcttaacacagctcaattaaatttattatttaaatttgaattaatattttatttaataatttgattagaattttacttaaaatttaatgttttatttaaatttatattttaagtatttatttttaaataattttatttaaaattttaagaaaataaaatatgaaaacatttagtgtccataaatataaaaaagtgaatACTTTTCACAAAAACTCAACAAGTAACAAAACAAATTGTACTCGATCCAAAACTTTTTTCATCTTTACATGTATGATTCATCCCATATCTTTTATCgatagaattttattatttaatgtttttaaattctaattataagaatttaaaatttcattgaagttgaaattgtaaaattaaattgttcaaTACACCAATTCAAATATTAGAGTATTTTTATTGTTGGAAATTAATTACATTTGTATGTCATAAAGACACCCATAAGTAAGAAGGTAGAAATTACTGTATTTCGTTCATGATTTAAGCTGGTCATCAAATTTGTAATGACTCTAGTTGatactagtttttttttcctcGCAAAATGGATATTAACAAGTTGGAAACATAacattatgttaaaaaaaattaaatattgttcaaatctattaatttaaatgttatcaaataaaagaaatttaaatgttattttcaattttataaattaattactttgtaattaattaatttttgttaaaatcaaattaagggtatttttataacttactttattcttcttttaccACATTAATTCAGTATTTTGCaactttttttctcattttatttatattttattcactTTCTCTCTATTTAAAAAACTTCACTTTCCACTCTCTTCGCATTTTTCATCCCTTTCCATCTTCATCTCAAATACCAGAAAGatagaaaggaaaataattaaagaGTTGTAATTTTTGATTTGGAAAAGTGCAAAGCTATAATAAGTTGTACTTCATTACATCATTTAGTTGGAAGTGTAAGGCACataaattctaatatttttctagAAAATTCTTGAACCATTTTGCCGAGAGTTTTTGATATCGCTTCAAGCCATTCTTGTAATCCACAAAGTTGATTCCAAATCTCAAAGTATAACCACTGTTCCATTCAAAGTTGTCGAGTAATGACCATGCAAAATATCCTTTTATATTCACGCCGTCCCTTGTaatgcaaataaaataaaataaaataagatttataactaaaatacttttcaaatattaaaaagaaaaaggaacgaagaaaaagaagcaattACCTAATCGctgaaagaagataaaataaatgaCGATAGTGATAGTCTATCCTCAAAGTATCTAGAAGAGACTCTTCCAATGATAGCGTTGGATCATTGAACTCATCAACACCTACGTATAAAAAGTGTTATACATAACATAACGtgtaagtaaaagaaaaaaaaaatcatatcgaTAACATAAAATAGACAATTAACGTCTATGATTTTACGTCTCATGCAAAAGAATCAGACATTAAAAATGACtggtaacaaattttaaataaatgattaaatttttacgTCTGATGCATTAGAatcaaaacataaatatcaccAGTTGACTTCTGACTGCAGTCTCACGTAAATTTATGTCTGACGGCCTATGTCAGacataaatttacgtctgaCCATAGAGCATCAAACGTAAACGTTAAAATTACCACTTACAATTCTTTAATATAGTGTATAGATTTATTTTACATTAGGTTcttcaaagaaatttaaaataccaatttgGTATCAATGAATCATAAACATCCTCATTAAAACCTAAAATACAAGTCAAATCTATGTAAATGATTAACATCATTTATaacttaaaaacttaaaataataaatatataagtcattatatttatctattattcattattcatcttatctatttttatcccataatcatattttaaacttatttcaATCTCATAAAATTgacagtaaaaaaataaatataaatttaatgcaATTACCATTTTCAGTTATGTAAATTAATGGATTGTTGTACTTTTGTTTAATGTACAACAATAATTCTCTAATGCCTTTGGGATACACATACAACCAGCTTGAAGCAGCCtacaaatacaataaataaaagttacatatataattaatataataaaataagttaatcaCATGTAGCTAAGTAATTTAACATGGCAATGGACACGTACCGTTGGACCTATTGGAATCCCGTTCCGTTCAGCTACTcccaaaaaacaaatatatcatcaaaatcaaaacacaCCCGTGTGTGTAAAATATAGATATCAATGTACAgaaataatagataaaacaaaaatcttaCTTGTAAGATTGGTATTGGCATCTGTGTTGTAATTAGGTTTGACATTACCTAACTTAGGTGCATGTGTAGCATAATTAGAGGTGTAATAGTTTAATCCAATAAAATCAAATGAACCATTCACGAGTTTCGTTTGTTGTTGGGAGAAttgtggtaatcgattaccgaCAAGAGAACGCATGCTTTGTGGATATTTTCCTGATGTTAATGGTCCCACAAACCTAAGAAAATTGTACAAATGGAACTattcaatttgagatttttgcTGTTGTTAATGAGTTAAGTGATTTATGTTTGTGACCATTATTACAAGTATACATTACAAAGCAAATAAGAATTCAAAATTGGAACTTTTAGATGAAATTATGTACTCACCATCCCAACATGAAATCTAGAGCTCGCTCAGAAGCAGTTTTATCTAATTTGGTATCAGACAATGGTTCAAACCAATTAGACACAAGGGTTATGCCTATCACTCCTTTTTGATATACCTGTGTAAAGAGTTTTCACGGTGTTAGTAataatagtagagataaataAAGTGCTTTGTTTATTTTTCCACTGAAATTAGGGATGTAGAAAAAATCTAAATCCGCAAGTATTTACGAATAAAATCCGCAACGGAtaagaaatgaatattgtaaatggataacgggtacgagtattttttttatacccgTATGTTAACGGAGTGAGTACGGGTAttatagtatccgtacccgtgaaTACATGTACCtgctataatttaatttaaattaaaaaaaaaactaaaaaaatgattaaaacattaatacatAGAAATTGAatgggttattttttatcaattgattttaaaaaatcttcgtttctttgtaaattgtcatcCAGCACTacttaaatgagttatttgcactttttttgaaatttataaatattattcattctatttttatttgaatttataattaaaatatatttttaaatattaaaattttcttttgtaaatacctgCAGGTACCCATGAATATCTATggatattagaaaaatatacgGGTATTCGCATGGATACCCGTACGGATATGGATAGGGGTACATAATGAATATTTATCCAGGATAGAGTATGAGAGAGCTAATATCCGTATCTACCATCCTGTTGTTATCACTATTTGGAACTATGagtaaatcttaaaaataaatgtaacagTTATTGTGAAAGTTGTGTGATGAACCTGATATTTTTTTCTGTATACTTTGACAGTGGCTGCATGAGCAAGGAGAAGGTGATGTGAAACTAAATAAGGTTCTTTTCCAGAATCACCATGAACACATTTTGGATCTAACCATTTAGAACATCGATTTGGTGGCATCAGTCCAGTTGCATAGCCGAATGTACTATAAGTCCATGGTTCATTTATAGTGATCCAATATTTCACTCTGTCTCCAAACTCTTTAAAGCAAACTTCTGCGAAATCTTCGAAGTCATTTCTGAAAAATAATCGTATATTATGTTGCATGTTTGTATTGAGAAATAGTGGAAaaagagtgaaagaaaaaattacatatataataactatCATTAATAAACTGATATCTATCCAATAGATATTTAttcataaacaaataaaagtaaggtaatttttaataaaatcatttttaaaatagcatattaaaagaaaaattatttagaatagATGGAATAATTGATTCTATAAGAAAATCCACATACACATCATGTAGtcatatatgtaaatataataatagcaataattggattaataattattaaattttgtatgacTTACATAATGCGTGGACTTAGGAAGCCACCGTACTCGTCTTCTAAAGTCTGGGGAAGATCCCAATGGAAGAGGGTGACAAATGGTTCAATACctgtaatattaattaattatttacaaatattaatattaaattaattatgtgatTGTGATTGTTCACTTActtgaagaaaatattaaaatacaaattgattaaaacaatattataagaaaacacagtacatatggattttttaCCTTTAGCTAACAGTTCGTTGATGAGGTTGTTATAATATTTGACTCCTTCTTCGTTTATTCCTCCACTAAGCTTTCCTTCTGAATATTTATGAGAACATTTAAAATGGTTAACACTAAACATAAcgctaaaaataattaagggataataattaaacaatcaTCAATGTTTAACTTACTTGGAAGAATTCTTGGCCAAGAAATAGAGAATCTGTATGCATCCAAGTTCATGTATTTCATGATTTCAACGTCTTCCTAATAAAGTATAACAAATCGTAAgggtaattaaatatataaaaaaaatgtaacttaaaaactatattatataatactTCATTCCATTAATAGTTTTATCACAATGTCATATGTTTGACCTTTTAGATTGtctgaaatttgaattttacCTTATAGCGGTGATATTGATCATCGGCAACATCTCCATTGCTTCTATCTTGTATCAGTTCTGCAGAATTCCacatttattattcaattaattcCATGATgcttaaaatatatatagtgggtttgaaaaaaataacgaaacaaatattactttattttttatatactaactacAATTATTatgaatcatattttaattagaaaagtatttaaaaaatacaaaaaaaaaatcagaatcaAGTTTTTGGTTTCCTTGCAATTGTTTTTAATCATAATACTTAGTCACTGTATTGACTAAGTTAAAGACCATTTTATACACTAaaacttattaatttttaaaataacttttatcgtgaacaaaaaattataattagtttatgaattaaacttataaaattaattatcaaagtTGTGTCtacttgttattattaattttaaattatcttttaattttaaattaaagactaatttaaatactattttcttGTTAACTAAAATCTTGATAGTTAATACTAGAGATTAATTTAgattctaatttataaattaattataaacatcTCATCCTaaatggaaataattttttctcttaaacaattataaaaaaaaaaaaaacttatttaaaccAAATATAGATCaagaatagagaaaaaaaattaaaataggaaaaaaatcaGTTTTACTAGAAAAATAGACCAAAAAAAAAACCTGGATGTTTATGGGTAAAAGTATCCCATACACTGGGTCCTTTGCCACCTTCCTTCGCCGCACCTTCATACTATATATATTCATGCATTCCAAAACAAAAAATCTATTAACAAATTGCTTTCACTACACAttgaatttgattaaaatattaaaaactaaataagtGAACATTTTTGTAACAACAGGAAAATAGCTCACATCTTTTTCTggttactttttttcttttaattattaataatgagTTTAAGTTTAAGATTACACAAGAATTACCTCTACTAATTATATCGTAAATTATATAAGTCCAACAGAAACAAGATGTAGAAACAACTAAAAAATTACTTCTCTTGCAGATTCAAGCACAAGATGTGAAAATTAGTAGCAGGTTCATCGTGAGTTTTGCATCAGTAACTCTTATTACTTGTATTgttatttgagagattttaacGAGAATTTGTCGTAAAAAACATACCAATTACAAACCAAGATCCGAATACACACTATATATGAAAACATGAACTCACAATATATCCAAGAAATTTTACTAGAATAGGTTCTAATCGGActctaatatcatattaaaaatggattttaagtctaattcaacttcacaaaaccggcttgtaaagGAAAGATTACacttcacttatatattgtgaattgaccttatctcttGTCGACGTGATAATTTCaaatgataataaaagaaattttcaaatgtaATGTACCTGGTAAGCGGCGGAAGCTGTCCCGAAAACGAATCCTGGTGGAAAACTGGTTCGGTTGAGAGAAGAAACATCGAGAATAGGTGCAACAGGAACAGGTTGAGCAAGAGTAACCGATGCTAATGTTGTAACGATAGCAACAACGGTGAGAAAAAACGCATTGTATGCCATGTCAGGAGAAAAAGAATGAAGTGATGATTCTGTTTAATGCACGAATATATAGACTGCACTGCAGGCATGGCCGGATTTGGAAAACCGCGtattatattttcaaacatGATTCTGTTTCTCCTGTCGTTTTCGCCGTCTCGTGAGAtaaacacaagcaagaaaaacaccACCGTTTCTATTTCTTTATTACTCTTGCCATGTGTTTGCTTTGCCGTTGAACCAGTGTTCTACTTTGAATGTATTTAACtgttcttaattaaattttatatcaactATAGATAACTTCAAGTTACACTACTATATAAGTGGacgtttttaaatttaaatctataagATTTAcgtataaaatgaaatttatatccattaatatactcaaattaattaatgtgatatatatatatatatatattttggtataactttaaaaaaatattcaataataaataagtagaagatcaataatataattttgtaattttaggTTAAGAATTGTGTCGTATTATGTTATATGCATTTTATTAGTGTCAAATTTCTCCAATATCTGTTATGGGAAAAA
This region of Vigna unguiculata cultivar IT97K-499-35 chromosome 5, ASM411807v1, whole genome shotgun sequence genomic DNA includes:
- the LOC114186170 gene encoding beta-glucosidase 13-like; translation: MAYNAFFLTVVAIVTTLASVTLAQPVPVAPILDVSSLNRTSFPPGFVFGTASAAYQYEGAAKEGGKGPSVWDTFTHKHPELIQDRSNGDVADDQYHRYKEDVEIMKYMNLDAYRFSISWPRILPKGKLSGGINEEGVKYYNNLINELLAKGIEPFVTLFHWDLPQTLEDEYGGFLSPRIINDFEDFAEVCFKEFGDRVKYWITINEPWTYSTFGYATGLMPPNRCSKWLDPKCVHGDSGKEPYLVSHHLLLAHAATVKVYRKKYQVYQKGVIGITLVSNWFEPLSDTKLDKTASERALDFMLGWFVGPLTSGKYPQSMRSLVGNRLPQFSQQQTKLVNGSFDFIGLNYYTSNYATHAPKLGNVKPNYNTDANTNLTTERNGIPIGPTAASSWLYVYPKGIRELLLYIKQKYNNPLIYITENGVDEFNDPTLSLEESLLDTLRIDYHYRHLFYLLSAIRDGVNIKGYFAWSLLDNFEWNSGYTLRFGINFVDYKNGLKRYQKLSAKWFKNFLEKY